A window of Yoonia sp. SS1-5 genomic DNA:
GTGACGGCTCGCTTAAGATCGGCGGAACAGCATCGGACGCACCTGATGCGCCAGAAGACCCAGAGCAACCCGAAGACCCCGAAGGGCCAACCTCCGCCAATACAGCCAATAACGACGCCATGACTGTCTTCGAATTCGAAGGCTTCAGCACCGATGGCAGCACCGACCTTCTGGAGTCGGGCCTTCTTTCCATCCTCGAGAACGACACCACAACCGATGGGACCGATACGTTCATCTACAACGGTGATGTGACAGGTGTGAATGGCGATACAAATGCAGTTGCCCAGATTGTTGAGGGCAGCAATGGGGGGCAGCTGATTGTGTACGCCGACGGAACAGTCGATTTCTCGGCCAATGGCGAATTCAACGCACTGGCGGAGTTTGAATCAGCGCAAACCAGCTTTGACTACGAAATCGAAGGTGGCAGCACCGCGACAATCGACGTCACCGTGCTGGGCATTTCGCTTGGCGGGATTGGCGATGACATCTTGATCTAAGCTGCGGCAGAACAAGAACTATCCTCTGACCAGGTCAATCAAATTGCGGCGGGCATGCTTTCGGGCGGTGCCCGCCGCATTTCGTGACCGTTTCCAAAAATGGTGTTTTGTGGTCTAATCACCCCATTGGCCAAAGGAGAGAAACGTTGCGTATTCTTGATCCGCTTGCCCCTGACGAGGAACGCCAAGCCCTTGCAGTCCTGTCGCAGTTTGATGGCACACTTGTCGAAGGGACGCTGGCACCAGACACTTGGCAGGATGCGGCGGTCATCCGGCGCATGGGCCACGACATCTTTGAAAACCGCCTTGCTGAGCTGACGGAAAGCCTGCCGGATCGGATTGCCCATGCCGACCACCCGGATAATCCACGCGACCGGACCTCTAGCGCGGCTTTTCATCGGCCCCCTTCGATGGGTGGCCCGGAATTCGATACATTCCTTGCGCAAGTGATCCGCCCGGTTTTCCTGCGCAACCACCCTCTGGCCGAGCAGATGCAGCTTGCCCGGCAAATCATCACGCTGCATGATCAAAGCAGGGTGGGATATCGCGACGATATCCTTGGGCCCCAATTCGCCGAAATTGCCGCGACCGGGCTGGCATCAGGGCGCAACCGGCAGGCAAGCAGACGGCTGGTTGTCCCGACAGAATCGCTGCGGCTGATTGTGCATCTTGGCAATCAAACCGCACCTTCCTCACCCCATCCGGGCTTGTGGATCGTCAGTTACATCAGGCTTAACGGGACGTCGCGCAGCGATCATTTTCGTGGTCTGGGGCTGGACCTGTTGCGATTTGGCGGGCATCGCATTCACATGCAAAACCCTGAAACCGCCTTTCAGGGCGTCGTGGCACTGATACGCGCGCTGCCCGCTGGCCGCTACCAACTTGGCCTGCCACGGGTTCCAGAAAGCCGGGAAATTCCGCATACGCCGCCATTGGGCGACGAATACGACCATACGGCAACCTATCTTCGCGATGGGACGCCCGCGGCCCCGGCAGAGCGCACCCAGGACCGTCGGCAATTTCCGCAATTCTATGACGAAAACGGGCAGCTACGGCCTGAATATGCAGGCGGTCGGGCTGGCTATAGATGGCAGGGGGCGAACCCGTTTCTTGATCGCCGACTGCGCGAGGGCCATTCGCCCGGCGGCATCCGGCAGGATCTGAACGTCTTTGAAAATCCGGCATACAGGCGCCGCTTTGAGGCCGCTGTCGTCGAGGCAGGAACAACCGGCGCTGTTATCGAGGATCTGTTCCCGGACAAGCCGAACCACCTGCATATCTCGATCCGGCAATAGACGCCCTGCCTGCTATTCCAGACAAACGCCCAAGTTCCGGCGGGCGTTACCAACAAACGGTCGCCGCGGGGCATACTCAATCTTCGAACAGTTCCGTCTGATCGTCATCCTCGTCGTCGCTGTCGTCCTTCTCGCCCAATGCGGCGGCCCCGGGCGGCGGACGGTTTTCAAGCAGACCTGCAGAGCGCAATTCCTTGAGCCCCGGCAGATCGCGGGCATTCTCCAGCCCGAAATGATCTAGAAACCCTTGCGTGACGACAAATGTCACCGGCCGGCCGGGTGTCATCTTGCGCCGGCCAAAACGGATCCACTCCATCTCGATCAACTGATCAACGGTCCCGCGACTGACACTGACACCGCGGATTTCCTCAATCTCGGCACGGGTGACGGGTTGATGATAGGCCACAATCGCCAGGGTCTCGATCGCCGCACGCGACAGTTTGCGGGTCTCAACCGTTTCTTTCTGCATCAGAAAGCCAAGATCAGGGGCCGTCCGGATCGCCCAGGCATCGCCCACCTTGACGATATTCACGCCGCGCCCCTCGTAGCGTTTGCGCAGATGTGCAATCGCCTCGGCCGGGTCGCAGCCATGCGGCATGCGCCCGATCAGTTCGTTCACGCTGACCGGGTCGGCCGTCGCAAAGAGGATGGCCTCGACCATGCGTTCCTGTTCGCCCATGGGCGGCGCCTCGAACAGGCTGTCATTCTGGGGCGTGGTCGTGTCACTGCTCATCACGAGGGGCCTTTTTGCGAATTTGGATCGGGGCAAATGTGTCACCCTGCTTGATCTCGATCTTGCCTTCCTTGGCAAGTTCCAATGAGGCGGCAAAGGTGGCCGCCGTTGTCGAGCGTCGGCGTTGCGGGTCCGCATCCCAGCCATCGGGCAGATAGCTGGAAATATCCGTCCAGTCGCCCGCAAAGCCGATCAGATGGCGCATGCGTTCCAACGCCTGTTCCATGGTCATCACATGCTGACGATCCATCACAAAGGGGCGGAAATCATCCCGGGTGCGGATGCGCGCATAGCCTTGCATCAAATCCAGCAGGGTCGCGGTATATGTCACGCGCCGGACACGCTGCACATCCTCGGTAATGCCGCGTGCAAAGAAATCCCGGCCCAGTTGATCCCGCGCCATCAGCTTGGCCGCGGCATTGCGCATTGCCTCGAGCCGTTCCAGCTGAAACGCCAGATGTGCTGCAAGTTCTTCGCCCGACGGCCCCTCTTCGCTGGGATCAGGTGGCAACAGCAGTCTTGATTTCAGGAATGCAAGCCAGGCCGCCATGACAAGGTAATCGGCCGCCAGTTCCAGCCGCAATTGTTTGGCCTTTTCGACGAAGGCCAGATATTGCTCGGCCAGCGCGAGGATGGAAATCTGGCGCAGATCAACCTTTTGGGTCCGCGACAACGTCAGCAGCAGATCAAGCGGCCCTTCAAACGCGCCGACATCCACAATCAATGCCTCGGCGGCGACACGCTCGCTGACACTGATCGTGTCTTCCTGAAACTCTTCGCCCTGCATCGGTCCTCACGCTAAAAGCGCTTCAAACTCCGCTTCCAGCGCTGTGATGTCAATGTGTTGCGGGGGCATTCGCTGTGCAAGCGCACGATTTGCGCGGGTCATGGCCAATTCGGTCATGTTGCCCGCAGCCTGGGCCACCTCCTGCATCTCGGTGGCGTCGCCGTTGCAGTGCAAAATGATGTCACATCCGGCGTTGATGGCGGCTGTGGCCCGTGTGGCCAGGCTGCCTGACAAGGCTTCCATCGACAGATCATCCGTCATGATCAGCCCGTCAAACCCGATCTCGTTCCGGATCACCTGCATCATCGCGGGCGAGGTTGTAGCCGGCGCATCCGGATCAATATCCGAGAAGACGATATGAGCCGTCATGCCCATTGCGATATCGCCAAGGGCCTTGAACGGTGCAAAGTCGCGCGCGATCAGATCAGCCTTGGGCAGATGAACTGCAGGCAAGGCCTTGTGCCCGTCAACGGCAGCCCGTCCATAGCCCGGGATATGTTTGAGAACCGGAAGCACGCCACCATCGAGATGCGCGTCGGCACAGATGCGTGCGGCTTTCACGACCGTGTCGACCGTGTCGCCATAAAGCCTGTTTTTCAGTACCGGATGGGTCTGGTCCTCGACCAGATCGGCCAGCGGGGCGCAGTTGACGTCAATGCCCACATCATGCAGCTCGGCCGCGATCAGACGGTTTCTGATCCATTGGGCGCGCATCGGATCACGTGCGCGGTGCATCTGGTCAAGTGCCGGCAAGTATTCCCGCCAATGGGGGCTGCGCATGCGCTGCACACGCCCGCCTTCCTGATCAATCAGGATCGGGGCCTCGCGCCCAACCGCATCACGTAACGCACCGGTGAGCGCGCGCAACTGATCAGGGGTATCGACATTGCGCGCAAACAGGATGAAACCCAACGGCTGGGTTTCGCGAAAAAACCCTTTTTCCCAATCGGTTATGATCGGTCCTTCAGGTCCGAAAATCGTGGCGTTCTGCGACACCTAGTTGACCACAACGGCGATGCAACCTGCCCCTTCGGCCTCGAGTGCGGCGCAAAAGCGTTTGGCTTCGGCCCGGTCTGCAAATCCGCTGGCGCGCAACCTGTACCAGGTGCCATTGCTTTGGGTGCTGACCTGGATAACGCGGGCATGATCCCCCATCAGCTGGCCAAAGCGGGATTGCAGCCGGGTCCATTCGTCATTCGCCAGTTCCGGTGTCCGAAATGCACCCAACTGGACAAGACTGGTGCCGGGTGCGAACGCTTCGGTGCTGATGGCCATTTCCTGTGCTGCAGGTGCAGGCGTTGGGGCGGCTTCAGCGACCGCTGCTGCAACGGGCGTCGGGCGGAGACTGGCCGGACGCGGCGCGGGACGCAAAGATACTGCAACACCGGGAACAGAGGCCGGGATCAGATCAGCGACAGGCGCGGCAGGCGTCAGGACCGGTTCCACCCCGTCGGCAATCTGATCGGCAAGCGCCAGAACCTGATCCGTGGTCAAGGGGGCTGTATCTGCGGCAATATCGGTATCTGTGGCCATCGCAGGCGCAATCGTTGCGGTTTCGGTCGGAACAACCTCGTCGGCTTCGGCGGTTGGTTGCGCCTCAAGGTCTTCAACGGTCAGGCCTGGGGTTGCGGGCGCCAGAACAAGCCTGTCTTCCGGGCCGCCGGCTTCGCCGACAGCGGCGACCTCATTGACGGCCAGACCGGTATGCGCGGCCACCGATCCACCCGGATTGTCAGGAAGAACACGCATGTCGCCTTCCATGGCGCGCACAACGGGAATACCGCTGACATCGCGCATGATCAGCTTGTAACCCCAAAAGCCAACGCCCGCGATCAGGGCCAGCGACAAGGCGGCCCCTGCATAATTCAAATAAATACCGCTGCGCGATTCATCCGAGGATGGGGCGAACCCCTCTTCATAAACTGCCATTTTCGCCTCACTGCCCGTGCCGTTTGCGGCTTATGGGTCACTTGGAACTGCTCTATCCCCGGCGATATGTGCGTTATCGCATCTCTTCCGCCGGAGTGACGCCGAGAATACCCAAACCTTGCGAAATAACAATCGCCACGGCCCGAATCAGGGCAATTTTTGCCTGTGTTGTTTCTACGTCACCCTCTTGGACAAAGCGCAGGCCGGGGTCATCATTGCCCCGATTGTACAAGGCGTGGAAATCCGACGCGAGGTCGTAGAGGTAGAACGCGACCCTGTGAGGCTCGTGCCCCCTGGCTGCGATTTCAACCAGACGGGGCCATTCGGACAGCGTCTTGATGACCGTCAGTTCTGCAGTATCGGACAGACCGGACAGGTCTGCGCCGGCAAGCGTTGCGTCATCCACCGTGGCAAAAGCGCTGGCCTTGGCCACGGCTGAATTTACCCGTGCATAGGCATAGTTGACGTAAAAGACTGGATTGTCCTTGGACTGTTCCAGTACCTTGTCGAAATCGAAATCCAGCGGCGCGTCGTTCTTGCGCGTCAGCATGTGGAAACGGGTCACGTTGGCACCCACCTGATCCACCACATCGCGCAGGGTCACGAAGGTCCCTGCCCGCTTGGACATCTTGAACGGTTCCCCGTTTTTATAGAGCTTGACCAGCTGCGTCAGCTTTACATCCAGCGGCACCATGCCATCTGACAAGGCAGACACCGCGGCCTTCATCCGTTTGACATAGCCGCCATGGTCCGCCCCGAAGACGTCAATCAGTTGATCAAAGCCGCGTTGGACCTTGTCATAGTGATAGGCGATGTCGGGGGCGAAATAGGTCCATGACCCATCCGATTTCTGCACCGGCCGGTCCACATCATCGCCATGCTCGGTGGATTTGAACAGGGTCTGTTCGCGCGGCTCCCAATCCTCGGGCATTTTGCCTTTTGGGGGTTCAAGCACGCCGCGATAGATCAGGCCTTTTTCGTCCAGTTCTGCTATCGCCTTTTCGATCAGACCAGTGCCGTATAGCGATTTCTCGGAAAAGAAATTGTCCATTGTGACGCCAAGCTGGGCCAGATCCGCACGGATCAGGTCCATCATCGCTTCGGTCGCGAATTCCCGGATCTCCTGCAGCCAGAACTGTTCGCCCTTGTCGACAAAGGCATCACCAACCCTGGCCTTGAGCGCTTCGCCCAAGGGTTTCAGATAGTCGCCGGGATAGGTTCCATCCGGAAATGCGACCTCCTGCCCGTGTGCTTCCAGATACCGAAGATAGACTGACCGGGCGAGCACATCGACCTGCGCGCCACCATCATTGATGTAATATTCCTTGGTGACGTCATAGCCCGCATAGTCAAGCAGCCGCGCCAACGCATCGCCGAAAACCGCCCCGCGTGTATGGCCCACATGCAGGGGACCCGTCGGGTTGGCCGAGACATATTCGACCAGCACTTTCCGGTTTTGCCCAAGGCCGGACCGGCCGTAAGCCGCATCCGTCAACGCAGCCTTTACAACCTCTTGCCAGACGGATGGCACCAGCCGCATGTTCAGGAACCCTGGGCCCGCAACCTCTGCCGTGGCGACTTGCGGATCAGCCAGCAGCTTGGCGGCCAGTGCCTCGGCAATTGCGCGGGGGTTCATCTTTGCGGGTTTGGCCAGCACCATCGCCGCATTGGTGGCCATGTCGCCATGTGCGGGATCGCGCGGGGGTTCAACCGTGACGTTGGCTGTGGACAGACCACCGGGCAAGGTGCCGTCGGCAACCAGTTGGTCAAGACACGCGATCACCCGCGTGCGGATATCAGCGAATAGGTTCATAACAGGTCCTCCGCCCGAATTTGGGCGTCTTGTAAGCTTGATCGGGGTTTAACAGTCTACTTGCCCGCGTCAATGCGGCAGGTTTAGCTGTCAGATGGCGGCTGTTCGCCATCATCGGTCGATGGTGGGCGCAACGACACAACCCGCACATCCGGCCCGCCATTCACATCCTCGTCCTTTCGGATCAGCCGGATTGTTCCGTTGGGGGCAATCCGCGCCATCAGATGCGCATCGGGTCGCGTGGCGCGCCAGGCATCAAAGCCAAACTCTTCGGTCAGGCGCGTCACCCGGAATGTCCAGCCATCGCGGATCAGACGTTCCAGCCCGGCATGGGTCTCATCCGGGCCAAACTTGGCCCCGCCCAATGTCCGTGGCAGTTGATGGCGGCTGTTATCGCTCTTTTCGCGCATGACCTGAAACACATTGTCCCGTCCGAATTCCGGCGCCAGATCTGTCGCGACAAGCGTGTTATAGGCGTCATTGTCTGTGGCCGCGACCAACGTGGCGTAGCTGACAAGTTCCAGCCGCTCCTCGGCCGCCTCTGACAGGATATCGCCTGAGAATGTCGCGATGCCGGCAGTGCGGGCCGCCCGCAAATGCCCGTAATTGGGATCGGTCATCAGGACAGGGATATCCGCCTTTTGCAATGCCTCCGCAAAGGCGGTTGTCCATTTCGACCCGCCGATAATCAGCACCCCCGGCGTATCCGCACCCGTCAGGCCAAGCCAGCGCGCAAAGGGTGCAAGCGTGAACCCGTGCAAGACCACCGTGACTGCGACCAGCACAAAGGCCAAGGGGGCGATCAATGCCGCGTCTTCAAATCCAAGGCTCAGCAGCCGTTCCCCGAAAAGCCCCGCCACCGCAACCAGCACCACGCCGCGCGGTCCGGTCAGTGCTATCAGGATCTGTTCCTTGAACGGTATCCCGGACCCGATCATCGACACCAGAACTGTCAGCGGACGGGCCACAAGAATAACGGCCAGAACAAAGGCCACAGCCCGCCAATCAAGGCTTTTGACTGCGTCGAGGTTGAGGCCGGCGGCCAGCAGGATAAACACGCCAGAGACCAGCAGAACGGTCGCGTGTT
This region includes:
- the scpB gene encoding SMC-Scp complex subunit ScpB; translation: MSSDTTTPQNDSLFEAPPMGEQERMVEAILFATADPVSVNELIGRMPHGCDPAEAIAHLRKRYEGRGVNIVKVGDAWAIRTAPDLGFLMQKETVETRKLSRAAIETLAIVAYHQPVTRAEIEEIRGVSVSRGTVDQLIEMEWIRFGRRKMTPGRPVTFVVTQGFLDHFGLENARDLPGLKELRSAGLLENRPPPGAAALGEKDDSDDEDDDQTELFED
- a CDS encoding ScpA family protein encodes the protein MQGEEFQEDTISVSERVAAEALIVDVGAFEGPLDLLLTLSRTQKVDLRQISILALAEQYLAFVEKAKQLRLELAADYLVMAAWLAFLKSRLLLPPDPSEEGPSGEELAAHLAFQLERLEAMRNAAAKLMARDQLGRDFFARGITEDVQRVRRVTYTATLLDLMQGYARIRTRDDFRPFVMDRQHVMTMEQALERMRHLIGFAGDWTDISSYLPDGWDADPQRRRSTTAATFAASLELAKEGKIEIKQGDTFAPIQIRKKAPRDEQ
- a CDS encoding glycoside hydrolase family 3 N-terminal domain-containing protein, with amino-acid sequence MSQNATIFGPEGPIITDWEKGFFRETQPLGFILFARNVDTPDQLRALTGALRDAVGREAPILIDQEGGRVQRMRSPHWREYLPALDQMHRARDPMRAQWIRNRLIAAELHDVGIDVNCAPLADLVEDQTHPVLKNRLYGDTVDTVVKAARICADAHLDGGVLPVLKHIPGYGRAAVDGHKALPAVHLPKADLIARDFAPFKALGDIAMGMTAHIVFSDIDPDAPATTSPAMMQVIRNEIGFDGLIMTDDLSMEALSGSLATRATAAINAGCDIILHCNGDATEMQEVAQAAGNMTELAMTRANRALAQRMPPQHIDITALEAEFEALLA
- a CDS encoding SPOR domain-containing protein produces the protein MAVYEEGFAPSSDESRSGIYLNYAGAALSLALIAGVGFWGYKLIMRDVSGIPVVRAMEGDMRVLPDNPGGSVAAHTGLAVNEVAAVGEAGGPEDRLVLAPATPGLTVEDLEAQPTAEADEVVPTETATIAPAMATDTDIAADTAPLTTDQVLALADQIADGVEPVLTPAAPVADLIPASVPGVAVSLRPAPRPASLRPTPVAAAVAEAAPTPAPAAQEMAISTEAFAPGTSLVQLGAFRTPELANDEWTRLQSRFGQLMGDHARVIQVSTQSNGTWYRLRASGFADRAEAKRFCAALEAEGAGCIAVVVN
- the argS gene encoding arginine--tRNA ligase, which encodes MNLFADIRTRVIACLDQLVADGTLPGGLSTANVTVEPPRDPAHGDMATNAAMVLAKPAKMNPRAIAEALAAKLLADPQVATAEVAGPGFLNMRLVPSVWQEVVKAALTDAAYGRSGLGQNRKVLVEYVSANPTGPLHVGHTRGAVFGDALARLLDYAGYDVTKEYYINDGGAQVDVLARSVYLRYLEAHGQEVAFPDGTYPGDYLKPLGEALKARVGDAFVDKGEQFWLQEIREFATEAMMDLIRADLAQLGVTMDNFFSEKSLYGTGLIEKAIAELDEKGLIYRGVLEPPKGKMPEDWEPREQTLFKSTEHGDDVDRPVQKSDGSWTYFAPDIAYHYDKVQRGFDQLIDVFGADHGGYVKRMKAAVSALSDGMVPLDVKLTQLVKLYKNGEPFKMSKRAGTFVTLRDVVDQVGANVTRFHMLTRKNDAPLDFDFDKVLEQSKDNPVFYVNYAYARVNSAVAKASAFATVDDATLAGADLSGLSDTAELTVIKTLSEWPRLVEIAARGHEPHRVAFYLYDLASDFHALYNRGNDDPGLRFVQEGDVETTQAKIALIRAVAIVISQGLGILGVTPAEEMR
- a CDS encoding cation:proton antiporter, with product MAIESEAGAMAPVVAFALVGALGVGSQWLAWRLRMPAIVLMLLAGILIGPVAGVFDPARDIGPLMGPMIAIAVAIILFEGGLTLNFHKLNDAAVGVKRLVFVGAPLGWLTSTLALRYGAGLSWESATVFGGIMIVTGPTVIAPLLRTARLAKRPAALLQWEAIVNDPIGALAAVLAFEVVLVLNTATTVSAAMVDLAIGISIATVLGGAAGYGLARAFKRGWVPEYMKVPVLFALLLAVFGVSDSILHESGLLAVTIMGIVIANANLPSYTELHRFKEHATVLLVSGVFILLAAGLNLDAVKSLDWRAVAFVLAVILVARPLTVLVSMIGSGIPFKEQILIALTGPRGVVLVAVAGLFGERLLSLGFEDAALIAPLAFVLVAVTVVLHGFTLAPFARWLGLTGADTPGVLIIGGSKWTTAFAEALQKADIPVLMTDPNYGHLRAARTAGIATFSGDILSEAAEERLELVSYATLVAATDNDAYNTLVATDLAPEFGRDNVFQVMREKSDNSRHQLPRTLGGAKFGPDETHAGLERLIRDGWTFRVTRLTEEFGFDAWRATRPDAHLMARIAPNGTIRLIRKDEDVNGGPDVRVVSLRPPSTDDGEQPPSDS